The Tripterygium wilfordii isolate XIE 37 chromosome 17, ASM1340144v1, whole genome shotgun sequence genome has a window encoding:
- the LOC119981848 gene encoding uncharacterized protein LOC119981848, giving the protein MALKGIVGLEIFCLALQVCRIRWKSDVNNKSMEGSDKKRMKDTRIRQEFLKIIRQSEYMIVDQLKKTPAKISILELIMSSEPHRQVLMRMLNQAYVSDKIPTDSFNGIVGNVLASHLLSFTEDDIPPEGMGHNKALHISAMCRGKELASILVDNGSSLNILPKETFEKLPIDRSYLRPVPMVVRAFDGTRREIMGEIEIPLQVASVTFNVPFVVMDISPTYSCLLGRPWIHTAGAVPSSLHQMLKFVHDGKVYIVKGQSEWMVASLEIEILPEMLRQVNQEEKLIKPYQEITEVVNLGTETEKKEVKVGAAFEGENKKKLIDLLHSYQDVFAWSYQDMPGLDTSIVVHKLPLIPECTPVKQKLRRLKAEMLLKIRDEVKKQFDAGFLAVARYPEWVANIVPVPKKDGKVRMCVDYRDLNRASPKDNFPLPHIDVLVDNTARHSTFSFMDGFSGYNQIKMAPEDREKTTFITLWGTFCYKVMPFGLKNAGATYQRAMVTLFHDMMHREVEVYVDDMIAKSKEDEDHIVNLQKLFDRLRKHQLKLNPAKCTFGATSGKLLGFIVSRKGIEVDPDKVKAILEMPPPRTEKEVRGFLGRLNYIARFISQLTATCEPIFKLLRKSNSTEWNEDCQIAFEKIKQYLKSPPVLMPPVAGRPLILYLTVSDSSMGCVLGQHDSSGRIEHAIYYLSKKFTSCEANYSILEKTCCSLVWAAHRLRQYMLYHTTWLISRMDPIKYIFEKPSLSGRIAKWQMLLSEYDILYVTQKAIKGSAIADYLADGAIDDAQSMDLKFPDIDVMAVSIEEGNQKDLAKWTMLFDGASNIMGCGIGAVLISPDENIIPFTAKLYFECTNNVAEYEACTMGIQVAIDMGIRRLQVYGDSQLVIRQLNDEWETKDDKLIPYYQHIKKLVKFFDWIEFDHIPREENQIADALATLAAMFDVDPKGEVQLIKIEKREVRGYCSNLEGEPDGKPWYHDIQQYIEKKAYPSGASENDKRTIRRLAGSFFLSGNVLYKRNDGIVFLRCVDVAEAKQIMEEIHEGICGTHSSGYAMAWKIIRAGYYWLTMERDCISYANRCHKCQIYADRTHVPVNPLHVLTSPWPFSMWGLDVIGPIEPKASNGHRFILVAIDYFTKWVEAASYSNVTSSVVVRFLRKEIVCRYGVPERIITDNGTNFNSKMVKDFCDQFKIYHHNSTPYRPKMNGAVEAANKNIKKIIGKMTENYKDWHEKIPFALYGYRTSIRTSTGETPFSLVYGMEAVLPIEVEVPSLRVVLEAGLEESEWTRMRYEQLNLIEERRLRAICKGQLYQRRLMKAHNKKVRPRSFREGELVLKMILPPQKDHRGKWTPNYEGPYVVKKAFEGGALILTRMDGEELPNPVNADAIKKDQLILHDILASLSEAAIPLVSSIATHREGWTHLGRLYAKHSTTHIIHLKDKLTTTTRGSLSVTNFLVSIKQLVKDHTILGAPPNDVDLLIYTTCGFGPA; this is encoded by the exons caggagttcctgaaaattattcgacagagtgagtacatgatagtggatcaattgaagaaaacccctgcaaagatttcgatcttggagttgataatgagttctgaaccgcatcgacaagtcttgatgagaatgttaaatcaggcgtatgtatcagacaagattcctacagactcttttaatggcattgtgggaaatgtgttggcctctcatttgttgtcctttactgaggatgatattccgcctgaagggatggggcacaacaaagctttgcatatttcagccatgtgtcgtggaaaggaattagcaagtattttggtggataatgggtcatcgctcaatattttaccaaaggagacttttgaaaagttgccgattgacagatcttatttaagaccagtgccgatggtagtaagggcattcgatggaacacgtagagagattatgggagaaattgaaatacctttacaggttgcaagcgtaactttcaatgtaccatttgtggtaatggatatctcaccaacctacagttgcctgttgggacgaccttggattcacactgcaggagccgttccctcatcgttgcatcagatgctcaagtttgttcatgatggaaaggtttatatagtaaaaggccagtcagaatggatggttgctagtttg gaaattgagattttacctgaaatgttaagacaagtcaatcaggaagagaaactaataaagccgtaccaagagataactgaagttgttaatttgggaactgagacggagaaaaaggaggttaaggtaggagctgccttcgaaggagagaataagaagaaattgatagatttgttgcatagttaccaggatgtctttgcatggtcttatcaggatatgcccggtcttgatacaagtattgttgttcacaagttgccattgattccagaatgtaccccagtgaaacaaaagctaaggagattgaaagcagaaatgcttttgaagataagagatgaagtgaagaagcagttcgatgctggttttttagcagtggctagataccctgaatgggtggcaaatattgtacctgttcccaagaaggatggaaaagtgcggatgtgtgtcgattatagagatctcaatcgtgcaagcccgaaggataattttccgcttccccatatcgatgttttagtggataatacagctagacattcaactttctctttcatggatggattttcgggttacaatcagatcaagatggcaccagaggatcgtgagaaaacgacttttattaccctctggggaaccttttgctataaagtcatgccgtttggtctgaagaatgctggtgctacttatcaacgagccatggtcactttgtttcatgacatgatgcatagagaagttgaagtatatgtcgatgatatgatagcaaaatccaaagaagatgaagatcatattgtgaatctccagaagttgtttgatcgattaaggaagcatcaattgaagttgaatccagctaagtgcacatttggagcgacctcggggaagttgttaggttttattgtaagcaggaaaggaattgaggtagatcctgataaagtgaaggcgatcttggagatgccacctcctcggacagaaaaggaagttaggggtttcttgggaagattaaattacattgccagattcatttcacagttgacagctacttgtgaacctatttttaaattgttgcgtaagagtaattctactgagtggaacgaagattgtcagattgcattcgaaaagatcaagcaatatttgaaaagtcctccagtattgatgcctcctgtggctggtaggccgcttattctctatttgactgtctcggatagttcgatgggatgtgtgcttggacagcatgattcatctggaaggatagagcatgccatttattacttaagcaagaagtttactagttgtgaagcaaattattcgatattggagaaaacttgttgctctttggtttgggctgcacatcggcttagacaatacatgctttatcatacaacgtggttgatttccaggatggatcctatcaaatacatttttgagaaaccttctctttcagggaggatagctaaatggcagatgttgttatcagaatatgatattttgtatgttacacagaaggcaatcaaagggagtgcgatagcagattatttggcagatggagcaattgatgatgctcagtctatggatttgaagtttccagatattgatgtcatggctgtgtcgatagaagaagggaatcagaaggatttggcaaagtggactatgttgttcgatggggcttctaatatcatgggatgtggaattggtgcagtgttaatatcacccgatgagaatattattccgtttacagctaagttgtatttcgaatgtacaaacaatgtggctgagtatgaagcatgtacgatgggaattcaagttgctatcgatatggggattaggaggctacaggtctatggtgactcacagttggttattaggcaattgaatgatgagtgggaaactaaagatgacaagctcattccatattaccaacatatcaaaaagttagttaagttttttgattggattgagtttgatcatatcccaagagaggagaatcaaatagcggatgctttggcgactttggcggcaatgtttgatgtagacccaaaaggggaagtgcagctaattaaaattgagaaacgagaagttcgaggttactgttcaaatttagagggagagcctgatggtaaaccgtggtatcatgatattcaacagtacattgaaaagaaagcatatccatcaggggcatcagagaatgataagcgtaccatcaggagactggcaggatctttcttcttgagtggaaatgttctttataaaaggaatgatgggatagttttcttgcgttgtgttgacgttgctgaggctaaacaaataatggaggaaattcatgaaggaatatgtgggactcattccagtggatatgcaatggcatggaagattattcgtgcagggtattattggttaaccatggagagggactgtataagttatgcaaacagatgccacaagtgtcagatttatgcagacagaacacatgttccagttaatccattgcatgtgttgacatcaccatggcctttctcaatgtggggattagatgtcatcggtccaattgagccgaaggcttctaatgggcatcggtttattctggttgctatcgattattttaccaaatgggtggaggctgcttcgtattctaatgtgacaagtagcgtggttgttcggtttttgaggaaagagattgtttgtcgatatggagtcccagaaagaattatcactgacaatggcacgaatttcaacagtaaaatggtgaaggatttttgtgaccaattcaaaatttatcaccataattcgactccttaccgtccgaagatgaatggggctgtcgaagcggcgaataagaatatcaagaagatcattgggaagatgacagagaattacaaagattggcatgagaagatcccttttgctctatatggttatcggacctcaatacggacatctaccggggagacgcctttctccttggtgtatggcatggaagcggttttgcctattgaagtggaggttccatcccttcgagtagttctggaggcaggattggaagaatcagaatggactcgaatgcgttatgagcagttgaatttgattgaagaacgaagactaagagcaatttgtaaagggcaattgtatcaaagaagattgatgaaagcacataataagaaagttcgacctcgcagtttcagggagggagagttagtgttgaaaatgattttgccacctcaaaaggatcaccgagggaagtggacaccgaattatgagggaccatatgtggtgaaaaaagcctttgaaggaggggcattaattttgacaagaatggatggagaagaattgcctaatccggtgaatgcagacgccatcaaaaag GATCAATTGATTCTTCATGACATTCTTGCTTCTTTAAGTGAGGCAGCCATTCCCCTTGTTTCCTCTATAGCAACACATCGAGAGGGTTGGACTCACCTTGGCCGCCTCTATGCCAAGCATTCTACCACTCACATTATTCATCTCAAAGATAAGCTTACTACAACTACTCGTGGATCACTTTCTGTGACTAATTTTCTTGTTTCTATCAAGCAACTTGTAAAAGATCATACTATTCTTGGTGCCCCTCCAAATGATGTTGACCTTTTGATTTACACAACTTGTGGCTTTGGTCCTGCATAA